The Streptomyces sp. NBC_01689 genome includes a window with the following:
- the selA gene encoding L-seryl-tRNA(Sec) selenium transferase — translation MDRDQVSATGSAPPVDELRRLPRTDVLLADPRLVAAVRRLGRELVKDVVVGVQARARAGEVPLGEIAERAVAALPATAAALRPVINATGVLLHTNLGRAALSAAARDAVLAASGTTDVELDLTTGARSRRGSSALDALLRSVPAAGAAHVVNNGAAALALAATALARGREIVVSRGEMVEIGDGFRLPDLLESTGARLREVGTTNRTTPADYAGALGADTGFILKVHPSNFRVTGFTREATVAELAALGVPVVADIGSGLLAPEPVLPEEPDATSHLRAGASLVTASGDKLLGGPQCGLLLGDAGLVRRLARHPLARALRVDKLTLAALEATLRGPEPPALTALRADHGELRRRAERLAEELRADGVDGRAVDTEAVVGGGGAPGVTLPSAAVSLPSDYAALLRGTDPAVLARVEDGRCLLDLRAVPVDADARLAEAVRRAGSPRGTAGPAAGT, via the coding sequence ATGGACCGCGACCAGGTCTCCGCCACGGGCTCCGCCCCGCCCGTCGACGAGCTGCGGCGGCTGCCCCGCACCGATGTGCTGCTGGCCGATCCGCGGCTCGTGGCGGCGGTACGACGGCTGGGCCGGGAGCTGGTCAAGGACGTCGTCGTCGGTGTGCAGGCACGGGCCAGGGCGGGTGAGGTACCCCTCGGTGAGATCGCCGAGCGGGCCGTGGCCGCCCTGCCCGCCACCGCCGCCGCGCTGCGCCCGGTCATCAACGCCACCGGAGTGCTGCTCCACACCAACCTCGGCCGGGCCGCGCTCTCGGCGGCGGCCCGTGACGCCGTACTGGCCGCCTCGGGGACGACGGACGTGGAGCTGGACCTCACCACCGGAGCCCGTTCCCGCCGGGGCTCCTCCGCGCTCGACGCCCTGTTGCGGTCGGTACCGGCCGCCGGGGCCGCCCACGTGGTCAACAACGGCGCGGCGGCACTGGCGCTGGCCGCCACCGCGCTCGCCCGGGGCCGGGAGATCGTCGTCAGCCGCGGCGAGATGGTGGAGATCGGGGACGGTTTCCGGCTGCCCGACCTGCTGGAGTCCACCGGCGCCCGGCTGCGCGAGGTCGGCACGACCAACCGCACCACGCCCGCCGACTACGCCGGGGCACTGGGGGCGGACACCGGCTTCATCCTGAAGGTCCACCCCTCCAACTTCCGTGTCACCGGCTTCACCCGGGAGGCGACCGTCGCCGAACTGGCCGCGCTCGGCGTGCCGGTGGTGGCGGACATCGGCTCGGGCCTGCTCGCTCCGGAACCGGTGCTGCCCGAGGAACCCGACGCGACGAGCCATCTGCGCGCCGGGGCGTCCCTCGTCACCGCCAGCGGCGACAAGCTGCTGGGCGGTCCCCAGTGCGGGCTGCTGCTGGGCGACGCCGGGCTGGTACGACGGCTGGCCCGTCACCCCCTGGCCCGCGCCCTGCGGGTGGACAAGCTGACCTTGGCGGCCCTGGAGGCGACGTTGCGCGGCCCCGAGCCCCCGGCCCTGACCGCGCTGCGCGCCGACCACGGGGAGCTGCGGCGACGCGCCGAACGGCTCGCGGAGGAGCTGCGGGCGGACGGGGTAGACGGCCGTGCCGTCGACACCGAGGCCGTGGTCGGCGGGGGCGGCGCGCCCGGCGTGACCCTGCCGAGCGCCGCAGTTTCCCTGCCGAGCGACTACGCGGCCCTGCTGCGCGGCACCGACCCCGCCGTGCTGGCCCGCGTGGAGGACGGCCGCTGCCTCCTCGACCTGCGGGCGGTCCCGGTCGACGCCGACGCACGGCTCGCGGAGGCGGTACGCCGGGCCGGCAGCCCACGGGGGACGGCCGGACCGGCAGCGGGGACCTGA
- a CDS encoding alpha/beta fold hydrolase, whose product MNVKTAIRPTRRRVAVLGAVAGVAALTLTAATGSASAAKAEHGPSHPKPTVVLVHGAFADSSSWNGVIERLRHEGYPVIAPANPLRGLAGDAAYIHSVLKSVSGPVVLVGHSYGGAVISEAAVDSPQVKALVYIAAFAPEKGESALELSNKFPGSTLGTALNPVSFPLPGGGTGTDLYIKTDMFHHQFAADVPKRVTDLMAATQRPVAASALDEKATTPAWKTIPSWDLVTTQDLNIPPAAQRFMAERAHAHTIEIKASHAVSVSHPGAVTRLIEQAARTTGN is encoded by the coding sequence ATGAACGTCAAGACCGCGATCCGTCCCACCCGCAGGCGTGTCGCCGTGCTGGGAGCCGTCGCCGGTGTGGCGGCGCTCACCCTGACCGCCGCCACGGGCTCGGCGAGCGCGGCCAAGGCCGAGCACGGCCCGTCCCATCCGAAGCCCACGGTCGTACTGGTGCACGGCGCCTTCGCCGACTCCTCCAGCTGGAACGGTGTGATCGAGCGGCTGCGACACGAGGGATATCCGGTGATCGCCCCCGCCAACCCGTTGCGCGGGCTGGCCGGCGACGCCGCGTACATCCACAGCGTCCTCAAGAGCGTGAGCGGGCCGGTCGTCCTCGTCGGCCACTCCTACGGAGGCGCCGTGATCAGCGAGGCCGCCGTGGACTCCCCCCAGGTCAAGGCCCTGGTCTACATCGCCGCCTTCGCCCCCGAGAAGGGCGAGAGCGCGCTGGAGCTGTCCAACAAGTTCCCCGGCAGCACCCTCGGCACCGCCCTCAACCCCGTGTCCTTCCCGCTCCCCGGCGGCGGCACCGGCACCGACCTCTACATCAAGACCGACATGTTCCACCACCAGTTCGCCGCCGACGTACCGAAGCGGGTCACCGACCTGATGGCCGCCACCCAGCGCCCGGTCGCCGCCTCCGCCCTGGACGAGAAGGCGACGACGCCCGCCTGGAAGACCATCCCCTCCTGGGACCTCGTCACCACCCAGGACCTCAACATCCCTCCGGCCGCGCAGCGCTTCATGGCCGAGCGCGCCCACGCGCACACCATCGAGATCAAGGCGTCGCACGCCGTCTCGGTGTCGCACCCCGGCGCGGTCACCCGCCTGATAGAGCAGGCCGCCCGGACCACCGGCAACTGA
- the nrfD gene encoding NrfD/PsrC family molybdoenzyme membrane anchor subunit yields the protein MTGDGTAGGNGAGSAGENTAGHGAAERGTAGHGGRRSGRGRGRGGGDDGSREQSMVPRAEFRSYYGRPVLKPPVWEWKIPAYLFTGGLSAGAALLAAGADLTRRPRLRRAGRVGGFAALLASMYLLVADLGRPARFHHMLRVAKPSSPMSVGTWILVAYGPGSALAAAAELVPAAWRATPAGRLLRLAARPAGLSAALFAPGVASYTAVLLSQTAVPAWHDARRELPFVFTGSAAAGAGGLGMLLTPVTEAGPARRFAVAGSAAEVVASRLIDRRPGFVTRAYTTGRPHRLRKASEYLTLAGAVTALTLARRSRTAAAVGGLALMAGSALQRFGTFEAGVTSTEDPAYVVGPHRERLDARRTQRDGE from the coding sequence ATGACCGGGGACGGCACCGCCGGGGGCAACGGTGCAGGCAGCGCCGGGGAGAACACGGCCGGGCACGGCGCGGCTGAGCGCGGCACCGCCGGGCACGGCGGGCGCCGCTCCGGCCGGGGACGGGGCCGCGGCGGGGGCGACGACGGGAGCCGCGAGCAGTCCATGGTGCCGCGGGCGGAGTTCCGCTCCTACTACGGGCGTCCGGTGCTCAAGCCGCCGGTGTGGGAGTGGAAGATCCCCGCGTACCTCTTCACCGGCGGGCTGTCGGCCGGCGCGGCGCTGCTCGCGGCCGGCGCGGACCTGACGAGGCGTCCCCGGCTGCGGCGGGCGGGCCGGGTCGGCGGCTTCGCCGCTCTGCTGGCGAGCATGTACCTGCTCGTGGCGGACCTCGGCCGGCCCGCGCGGTTCCACCACATGCTGAGGGTCGCCAAGCCGAGTTCACCTATGTCCGTCGGCACCTGGATCCTCGTCGCCTACGGACCGGGCAGCGCGCTGGCGGCCGCGGCCGAACTGGTGCCCGCCGCCTGGCGCGCCACACCGGCGGGGCGGCTGCTGCGCCTGGCGGCCCGTCCGGCGGGCCTGTCCGCCGCCCTGTTCGCCCCGGGCGTCGCCTCGTACACCGCGGTCCTGCTCTCCCAGACCGCGGTCCCCGCCTGGCACGACGCCCGCCGTGAGCTGCCCTTCGTGTTCACCGGGTCCGCGGCGGCCGGCGCCGGTGGTCTGGGCATGCTGCTGACGCCGGTCACGGAGGCGGGCCCGGCACGGCGGTTCGCCGTGGCCGGTTCGGCGGCCGAGGTCGTCGCGTCGCGTCTCATCGACCGGCGCCCCGGTTTCGTGACCCGGGCGTACACCACCGGCCGCCCGCACCGCCTGCGCAAGGCGTCGGAGTACCTCACCCTGGCCGGGGCGGTCACCGCACTGACCCTGGCCCGGCGCAGCCGTACGGCCGCCGCCGTGGGCGGGCTGGCCCTCATGGCCGGCAGCGCCCTGCAGCGCTTCGGCACCTTCGAGGCGGGTGTGACGTCCACCGAGGACCCGGCCTACGTGGTCGGGCCGCACCGCGAGCGCCTCGACGCCCGCCGCACACAGCGGGACGGGGAGTGA
- the fdh gene encoding formate dehydrogenase, with protein sequence MGLRRWMNAWPVYRQLTGTDPLGRGRAAQSARSAGLGARTESADRVVDSVCPFCAVGCAQRVYVKDERVVQIEGNPDSPISRGRLCPKGSASKQLVTGPQREQHVLYRPPYGTEWQRLDLDTAVDMVADRVLDARRKGWQDTDEDGRTLRRTMGLASLGGAALDNEENYLIKKLFTALGALQIENQARIUHSATVPGLGASLGRGGATDYLQDLVNTDCIIIMGSNMAEAHPVGFQWVIEAKARGARVIHIDPRFTRTSAHADQHVTIRAGTDIAFLGGVINHILANDLDFREYVRAYTNAPFLVNERFQDTEDLDGLFSGYDPHTAAYDASSWSYAGVAARERPGSHAKETCEPYQHGAKGPFVEDAEGGIEADPTLEHPRCVFQVLKRHFARYTPEMVERICGVPRELFLDVCRAWTENSGRERTTALVYSVGWTQHSVGAQYIRAGSIVQLLLGNIGRPGSGIFALRGHASIQGSTDIPTLFNLLPGYLPMPDTGHEDLAGYLDGVRGRGRKGFWGDADAYMVSLLKEYWGDAATAENDYCFDYLPRINGDHGTYRTVMDMVDGKVFGYFLLGQNPAVGSAHGRLQRLGMANLDWLVVRDLVMIESASFWKDAPEIETGEIVTERCRTEVFFFPASSHVEKAGTFTQTQRMLQWRDQAVEPSGDRRSELWFFHQLAVRIKQRLAGSSDERDRPVLDLAWDYEVEGDEPSPSDVLRHINGIDLRTGRTVDGYPDLRADGSTACGCWIYSGVYAGETNQSRRRTSRLESGPYDAEWGWTWPLNRRVLYNRASADPDGRPWSERKKLIWWDEEAGEWTGNDTPDFERTKPPHYRPPAGASGPEALGGSDAFIMMRDGKAWLFAPAGLADGPLPTHYEPHESPMRNLLYGQQGNPVRKVYGRPDNPSNPAPPEAHTQVFPYVFTAARLTEHHTAGAMSRQLPYLAELQPALFVEVSPELARERGLHHLDWAHVITSRTAVDARVVVTDRMAPLRVDGRVVHQVWMPYHWGTTGLTSGDVVNDLIGVVADPNVFIQESKVLTCDVRPGRRPRGPALLAYVREYRHRAGITTETGTRIATADGRTERAHIEPDDRPEEPS encoded by the coding sequence ATGGGTCTGAGACGGTGGATGAACGCCTGGCCGGTGTACCGGCAGCTCACCGGCACGGACCCGCTGGGCCGCGGCCGGGCGGCACAGTCGGCCCGCTCCGCCGGTCTGGGCGCCCGCACGGAGAGCGCGGACCGGGTGGTGGACTCGGTCTGCCCGTTCTGCGCGGTGGGCTGCGCCCAGCGCGTCTACGTGAAGGACGAGCGCGTCGTCCAGATCGAGGGGAACCCCGACAGCCCCATCTCCCGCGGCCGGCTGTGCCCCAAGGGCTCCGCCAGCAAGCAGCTCGTCACCGGGCCGCAGCGCGAGCAGCACGTGCTCTACCGGCCGCCGTACGGCACCGAGTGGCAGCGGCTCGACCTCGACACCGCGGTGGACATGGTGGCCGACCGGGTGCTCGACGCCCGCCGCAAGGGCTGGCAGGACACCGACGAGGACGGCAGGACGCTCCGCCGCACCATGGGTCTGGCGAGCCTCGGCGGCGCCGCGCTGGACAACGAGGAGAACTACCTCATCAAGAAGCTGTTCACCGCCCTCGGCGCGCTGCAGATCGAGAACCAGGCCCGTATTTGACACTCCGCCACGGTTCCCGGTCTGGGAGCCTCGCTCGGACGTGGCGGCGCCACGGACTACCTTCAGGACCTCGTCAACACCGACTGCATCATCATCATGGGCTCGAACATGGCCGAGGCCCATCCCGTCGGGTTCCAGTGGGTCATCGAGGCGAAGGCGCGCGGCGCCCGGGTCATCCACATCGATCCGCGCTTCACGCGCACCAGCGCCCACGCCGACCAGCACGTCACCATCAGGGCGGGCACCGACATCGCGTTCCTCGGAGGCGTGATCAACCACATCCTCGCCAACGACCTGGACTTCCGTGAGTACGTGCGGGCCTACACCAACGCCCCCTTCCTCGTGAACGAGCGGTTCCAGGACACCGAGGACCTCGACGGGCTGTTCAGCGGCTACGACCCGCACACCGCCGCGTACGACGCGTCGAGCTGGTCGTACGCGGGCGTCGCGGCGCGGGAGCGGCCCGGCAGCCACGCGAAGGAGACCTGCGAGCCGTACCAGCACGGCGCCAAGGGCCCGTTCGTCGAGGACGCCGAGGGCGGCATCGAGGCCGATCCCACCCTGGAGCATCCGCGCTGCGTGTTCCAGGTCCTCAAGCGGCACTTCGCGCGCTACACACCGGAAATGGTGGAGCGGATCTGCGGCGTCCCGCGGGAGCTGTTCCTCGACGTGTGCCGGGCCTGGACGGAGAACTCCGGCCGGGAGCGGACCACCGCCCTGGTCTACAGCGTCGGCTGGACCCAGCACTCCGTGGGCGCCCAGTACATCCGGGCCGGATCGATCGTCCAGCTCCTGCTGGGCAACATCGGCCGCCCGGGAAGCGGGATCTTCGCGCTGCGCGGTCACGCCAGCATCCAGGGCTCCACCGACATCCCCACCCTGTTCAACCTGCTGCCCGGATACCTGCCGATGCCCGACACCGGCCACGAGGACCTGGCCGGCTACCTGGACGGCGTCCGGGGCCGAGGACGGAAGGGCTTCTGGGGTGACGCCGACGCCTACATGGTGTCGCTGCTCAAGGAGTACTGGGGCGACGCGGCGACGGCGGAGAACGACTACTGCTTCGACTACCTGCCCCGGATCAACGGCGACCACGGCACGTACCGCACCGTGATGGACATGGTCGACGGCAAGGTCTTCGGCTACTTCCTGCTCGGACAGAACCCGGCGGTGGGCTCGGCGCACGGCCGTCTCCAGCGCCTCGGCATGGCGAACCTCGACTGGCTGGTCGTCCGCGACCTGGTCATGATCGAGAGCGCGTCGTTCTGGAAGGACGCGCCGGAGATCGAGACCGGCGAGATCGTCACCGAGCGCTGCCGCACCGAGGTGTTCTTCTTCCCCGCGTCCTCGCACGTCGAGAAGGCCGGCACCTTCACCCAGACCCAGCGCATGCTGCAGTGGCGCGACCAGGCGGTGGAGCCCTCCGGGGACCGGCGCTCCGAACTGTGGTTCTTCCACCAGCTCGCCGTCCGCATCAAGCAGCGGCTGGCCGGCTCGAGCGACGAACGCGACCGTCCCGTCCTCGACCTGGCCTGGGACTACGAGGTCGAGGGCGACGAGCCCTCCCCCTCGGACGTGCTGCGCCACATCAACGGCATCGACCTGCGCACCGGGCGCACCGTCGACGGCTACCCCGACCTCAGGGCGGACGGCAGCACCGCCTGCGGCTGCTGGATCTACAGCGGTGTGTACGCCGGGGAGACCAACCAGTCCCGCCGTCGCACCTCCCGCCTGGAGTCGGGGCCGTACGACGCGGAGTGGGGCTGGACCTGGCCGCTCAACCGCCGTGTGCTCTACAACCGCGCGTCCGCCGACCCGGACGGCCGTCCCTGGAGCGAGCGGAAGAAGCTGATCTGGTGGGACGAGGAGGCCGGCGAGTGGACGGGCAACGACACCCCGGACTTCGAGCGCACCAAACCGCCGCACTACCGGCCTCCGGCGGGGGCCTCGGGCCCCGAAGCGCTCGGCGGCAGCGACGCGTTCATCATGATGCGCGACGGCAAGGCATGGCTGTTCGCGCCGGCCGGGCTCGCCGACGGACCGCTGCCCACCCACTACGAACCGCACGAGTCGCCGATGCGCAACCTGCTCTACGGGCAGCAGGGCAACCCCGTGCGCAAGGTCTACGGGCGCCCGGACAACCCGTCCAACCCCGCGCCCCCGGAGGCGCACACCCAGGTGTTCCCGTACGTGTTCACCGCGGCCCGGCTGACCGAGCACCACACCGCCGGAGCCATGAGCCGTCAACTCCCCTATCTCGCCGAACTCCAGCCCGCGCTGTTCGTCGAGGTGTCGCCGGAGCTCGCCCGGGAGCGCGGTCTGCACCACCTGGACTGGGCGCACGTCATCACCAGCCGGACGGCGGTCGACGCGCGTGTGGTCGTCACGGACCGCATGGCGCCGCTGCGCGTCGACGGCCGTGTCGTGCACCAGGTCTGGATGCCGTACCACTGGGGCACGACGGGTCTGACCAGCGGCGACGTGGTCAACGACCTGATCGGCGTGGTGGCCGACCCGAACGTCTTCATCCAGGAGAGCAAGGTGCTGACCTGCGACGTACGGCCCGGACGGCGTCCGCGCGGGCCCGCCCTGCTCGCGTACGTGCGGGAGTACCGCCACCGGGCCGGGATCACGACGGAGACCGGCACCCGGATCGCGACGGCCGACGGCCGTACCGAGCGTGCCCACATCGAACCGGACGACCGGCCGGAGGAACCGTCATGA
- a CDS encoding 4Fe-4S dicluster domain-containing protein encodes MTSQNSFHGPLPDPAGDAGHRDHPPRVGFFTDTSVCIGCKACEVACKEWNGIPEDGIDLLGMSFDNTGMLGASSWRHVAFIEQERPLGGQDAGLADLPVGPSSAGETPEIVADALESARRGGGDLGTAPVDLGFPSFGLPGAETGAETRTQFRWLMSSDVCKHCTHAGCLDVCPTGALFRTEFGTVVVQPDICNGCGYCVSGCPYGVIDRRPDDGRAWKCTMCYDRLRDGLEPACAKACPTDSIQFGPLDELRERADRRLATLHEAGVPEAQLYGRDPEDGVGGDGAFFLLLDDPEVYGLPPDPIVPTRDLVSMWKHAGAAASALLAVSAAVFLGGGRR; translated from the coding sequence ATGACGAGCCAGAACAGCTTCCACGGGCCGCTTCCCGATCCGGCCGGGGACGCCGGCCACCGTGACCACCCGCCCCGCGTGGGTTTCTTCACCGACACCTCGGTGTGCATCGGCTGCAAGGCCTGTGAGGTGGCCTGCAAGGAGTGGAACGGCATCCCGGAGGACGGCATCGACCTGCTGGGCATGTCCTTCGACAACACGGGCATGCTGGGCGCGAGTTCGTGGCGGCACGTCGCCTTCATCGAGCAGGAGCGGCCGCTGGGCGGGCAGGACGCGGGCCTGGCCGACCTGCCCGTCGGTCCGTCGAGCGCCGGGGAGACCCCCGAGATCGTGGCGGACGCCCTGGAGTCCGCCCGGCGTGGCGGCGGTGACCTCGGCACCGCGCCCGTGGACCTGGGCTTCCCCTCCTTCGGTCTGCCCGGCGCGGAGACGGGCGCGGAGACCCGTACCCAGTTCCGCTGGCTGATGTCCTCGGACGTGTGCAAGCACTGCACCCATGCCGGCTGCCTCGACGTGTGTCCCACCGGCGCCCTGTTCCGCACCGAGTTCGGCACCGTGGTCGTACAGCCGGACATCTGCAACGGCTGTGGCTACTGCGTGTCCGGCTGTCCCTACGGTGTCATCGACCGACGGCCGGACGACGGGCGGGCCTGGAAGTGCACGATGTGCTACGACCGGCTGCGCGACGGGCTGGAACCGGCCTGCGCCAAGGCCTGCCCGACCGACTCCATCCAGTTCGGCCCCCTGGACGAGCTGCGCGAGCGCGCGGACCGGCGTCTGGCCACGCTGCACGAGGCGGGGGTGCCGGAGGCCCAGCTCTACGGCCGCGACCCCGAGGACGGCGTCGGGGGCGACGGCGCGTTCTTCCTGCTGCTGGACGACCCGGAGGTGTACGGGCTGCCGCCGGACCCGATCGTGCCGACACGCGACCTGGTGTCCATGTGGAAGCACGCGGGCGCGGCGGCTTCGGCCCTGCTGGCCGTCTCCGCGGCGGTCTTCCTGGGCGGGGGCCGGCGATGA
- the selD gene encoding selenide, water dikinase SelD, with protein MTSPRTDVRRTPRPGVRLTQYAHGGGCACKIPPGELEEIVAGLTSPEACGGAEVLVGLDHGDDAAVVRLPGGPGTLAAVATADFFTPVVDDPYDWGRIAAANALSDVYAMGGTPLVAVNLLCWPRDVLPFDLAQEVLRGGTDVAASAGCVVAGGHSVDDPEPKYGMAVTGTVDPERLLRNDAGRPGMPLSLTKPLGLGVLNNRHKATGEIFPQAVETMTALNGEAARAALAAGAVCATDVTGFGLLGHLFKLARASGVTAVVDSAAVPFLDGARDAARAGHISGGTRRNLAWVTPYTDFGRTDEPTRLLLADAQTSGGLLVAGEVPGAPVIGELVPAGPYRLVVR; from the coding sequence ATGACCAGCCCACGGACCGACGTACGGCGGACTCCGCGTCCGGGCGTGCGGCTCACGCAGTACGCGCACGGTGGCGGCTGCGCCTGCAAGATCCCGCCGGGGGAACTCGAGGAGATCGTGGCCGGACTGACCTCACCGGAGGCGTGCGGTGGCGCGGAGGTGCTGGTCGGCCTGGATCACGGTGACGACGCCGCGGTCGTCCGGCTGCCGGGCGGCCCCGGCACGCTCGCGGCCGTCGCCACCGCCGACTTCTTCACGCCGGTGGTCGACGACCCCTACGACTGGGGCCGCATCGCCGCCGCGAACGCGCTCTCCGACGTCTACGCCATGGGGGGCACCCCCCTGGTGGCGGTCAATCTGCTGTGCTGGCCGCGCGACGTGCTGCCCTTCGATCTGGCGCAGGAGGTGCTGCGGGGCGGAACGGACGTGGCGGCGTCGGCGGGCTGTGTGGTGGCGGGCGGCCACAGCGTCGACGACCCGGAACCCAAGTACGGCATGGCGGTGACCGGCACCGTCGATCCGGAGCGCCTGCTGCGCAACGACGCGGGCCGGCCGGGGATGCCGCTGTCGCTGACCAAGCCGCTGGGCCTGGGAGTGCTCAACAACCGGCACAAGGCGACGGGCGAGATCTTCCCGCAGGCGGTGGAGACGATGACCGCGCTCAACGGCGAGGCGGCACGTGCCGCGCTGGCCGCGGGAGCGGTGTGCGCCACCGACGTCACCGGTTTCGGTCTGCTCGGCCACCTGTTCAAGCTGGCACGCGCGTCAGGGGTGACCGCGGTCGTCGACTCCGCCGCGGTCCCCTTCCTTGACGGCGCCCGGGACGCCGCCCGCGCCGGGCACATCAGCGGCGGAACCCGCCGCAACCTCGCCTGGGTCACCCCGTACACGGACTTCGGCCGTACCGACGAGCCGACCCGGCTCCTTCTCGCCGACGCCCAGACCTCCGGCGGACTGCTCGTCGCGGGCGAGGTGCCGGGCGCCCCGGTGATCGGCGAACTGGTACCTGCGGGCCCGTACCGGCTGGTCGTGCGCTGA
- a CDS encoding cysteine desulfurase family protein, whose protein sequence is MAETEVAETEMPVGRGRDGRPVYLDHNATTPVDPRVVGAMLPFLVGDFGNPSSGHSYGAAPRAALAGARRQVAALVGASPEGIVLTGSGSEADNLALRGAVLAAGVGRRRVITQVTEHPAVLETCRALHRLHGVDVTYLPVDREGLVDPADLAAALDERTAVVSVMAANNETGTLQPVTELARLAHEHGALFHCDAAQAAGKVPVDMRALGADLLTLAGHKMYAPKGVGALCVRVGVRLEPLVYGGGQEAGRRAGTESVVLAVALGTAAELAAAELADGAARRVGLLRDRLHHGLARALPGRVHVNGSGHRLPGTLNVSIDGTTGHELLEAAPRLAASTGSACHSGTGTASPVLRAMGLDEARARAAVRLSLGRWTTPQDVDRAVELLADAVRALDPAGPGGPRPEASRTCGRPLGR, encoded by the coding sequence ATGGCGGAGACGGAGGTGGCGGAGACGGAGATGCCGGTGGGCCGGGGCCGTGACGGCCGTCCGGTGTACCTGGACCACAACGCCACCACCCCCGTCGACCCGCGGGTGGTCGGGGCGATGCTGCCGTTCCTCGTCGGCGACTTCGGCAATCCGTCCAGCGGCCATTCCTACGGCGCGGCGCCGCGGGCCGCGCTGGCCGGGGCCCGTCGGCAGGTCGCCGCGCTCGTCGGGGCGTCCCCGGAGGGGATCGTCCTCACGGGCTCCGGCTCCGAGGCGGACAACCTCGCGCTGCGGGGTGCCGTGCTCGCCGCGGGCGTCGGCAGGCGCCGGGTGATCACCCAGGTCACGGAGCACCCCGCGGTGCTGGAGACCTGCCGCGCCCTGCACCGCCTGCACGGGGTGGACGTGACGTACCTGCCGGTCGACCGCGAGGGGCTGGTCGATCCCGCCGATCTGGCCGCGGCACTGGACGAACGAACAGCGGTGGTCTCCGTCATGGCCGCCAACAACGAGACCGGCACGCTGCAACCCGTCACCGAACTGGCCCGGCTCGCCCACGAGCACGGCGCCCTCTTCCACTGCGACGCGGCCCAGGCGGCCGGCAAGGTCCCGGTGGACATGCGCGCGCTCGGCGCGGACCTGCTGACCCTGGCGGGCCACAAGATGTACGCGCCGAAAGGCGTCGGCGCCCTCTGTGTGCGCGTCGGTGTCCGCCTCGAACCCCTGGTGTACGGCGGCGGCCAGGAGGCCGGGCGCCGTGCCGGCACCGAGAGCGTCGTCCTCGCCGTGGCGCTGGGCACCGCCGCCGAACTCGCCGCCGCGGAGCTCGCGGACGGTGCCGCGCGGCGCGTCGGGCTGCTGCGGGACCGCCTCCACCACGGGCTCGCCCGCGCGCTTCCCGGGCGGGTGCACGTGAACGGGTCCGGCCACCGGCTGCCCGGCACCCTGAACGTCAGCATCGACGGCACCACGGGGCACGAACTGCTGGAGGCCGCGCCGCGCCTCGCGGCCTCCACCGGCTCGGCGTGCCACAGCGGGACCGGCACCGCCTCCCCCGTCCTGCGCGCGATGGGCCTCGACGAAGCCCGGGCGCGGGCGGCCGTACGGCTGTCGCTCGGCCGCTGGACGACCCCGCAGGACGTGGACAGGGCCGTCGAGCTGCTGGCTGACGCCGTGCGCGCGCTCGACCCGGCCGGACCCGGCGGGCCCCGGCCCGAGGCGTCCCGGACTTGCGGCCGGCCCCTCGGCCGGTAG
- a CDS encoding ASCH domain-containing protein, with the protein MRSYELGTADEMRTRLNRLVLAGRKTASTGLLTVYAEEAEGVEYPGETLALLDRDGARAALIEVTGVTLTPFAEVTWEHVEAEGEGHASVEEWRAGHRRYWDRLGTPVDDDTMVVCVAFRLIEGSDSYGPDATDPDPTDPPA; encoded by the coding sequence ATGCGGTCCTACGAGCTCGGTACGGCCGACGAGATGCGGACCCGGCTCAACCGGCTGGTCCTGGCGGGCCGGAAGACCGCGTCCACCGGGCTGCTGACGGTCTACGCGGAGGAGGCCGAGGGCGTCGAGTATCCGGGTGAGACGCTCGCCCTGCTCGACAGGGACGGCGCCCGCGCGGCCCTGATCGAGGTGACCGGCGTGACCTTGACGCCCTTCGCCGAGGTGACGTGGGAACACGTGGAGGCCGAAGGGGAGGGTCACGCCTCGGTGGAGGAATGGCGGGCGGGGCATCGCCGGTACTGGGACCGCCTGGGCACCCCGGTCGACGACGACACCATGGTCGTGTGCGTGGCGTTCCGGCTGATCGAGGGCTCCGACTCCTACGGACCCGACGCTACGGACCCGGACCCCACGGACCCGCCCGCCTGA